A genomic stretch from Astatotilapia calliptera chromosome 4, fAstCal1.2, whole genome shotgun sequence includes:
- the mettl2a gene encoding tRNA N(3)-cytidine methyltransferase METTL2, with amino-acid sequence MAAPHAVDGVEGGSGEAGLTLSDSSTCDVKRPQFGTRFLTDPRQVFQHNAWDNVEWTDEQEATAKKKVLENSQPLPPEKQEEYDSRANEYWNGFYTIHENRFFKDRHWLFTEFPELAPQCSLNHESHPGASGAVESQQNSQDGEQSGEHAALSHTDGDFPGSSATYRILEVGCGVGNTVFPILKTNNDPGLFVYCCDFSSTAVELVKSNPEYDPGRCYAFVHDLSDVEANYPIPDGTLDVIVLIFVLSALHPKKMQASISRLARLLKPGGVMLLRDYGRYDMAQLRFKKGRCLAENFYVRGDGTQVYFFTQDELHELFTQAKLEKVQNLVDRRLQVNRGKQLTMYRVWIQCKYRQAPV; translated from the exons ATGGCGGCGCCCCACGCTGTGGACGGGGTGGAGGGAGGCAGCGGCGAAGCCGGATTGACGCTGTCGGATTCATCTACCTGTGATGTGAAGAGACCTCAGTTCGGGACACGTTTCCTTACAGACCCACGACAGGTCTTCCAGCATAACGCATG GGACAATGTGGAGTGGACCGATGAACAAGAAGCAACCGCTAAGAAGAAAGTCTTAGAAAACAGTCAGCCGCTACCTCCAGAGAAACAAG AGGAATACGACAGCCGGGCCAATGAGTACTGGAACGGCTTTTACACAATCCACGAGAATCGTTTCTTCAAAGACCGTCACTGGCTCTTCACAGAGTTCCCAGAGTTGGCCCCACAGTGCAGCCTGAACCATGAATCGCACCCTGGTGCCTCTGGTGCAGTAGAAAGTCAGCAGAACAGTCAGGATGGAGAGCAAAGCGGGGAACATGCAGCTTTGTCTCACACTGATGGTGACTTTCCTGGCTCGTCTGCCACCTATCGCATACTGGAG GTTGGATGTGGTGTGGGAAATACAGTTTTTCCAATACTAAAGACCAACAA TGATCCAGGACTCTTTGTTTACTGCTGTGACTTCTCCAGCACTGCTGTGGAATTAGTCAAG AGTAATCCAGAGTACGACCCAGGGCGTTGTTATGCCTTTGTTCACGACTTGAGCGATGTAGAAGCCAATTACCCCATCCCTGATGGAACCCTTGATGTTATAGTGCTAATCTTTGTTCTATCAGCTCTGCATCCCAAGAA GATGCAAGCATCCATCAGTAGACTAGCACGCCTCCTGAAGCCCGGTGGAGTGATGCTGCTCAGGGACTATGGACGCTACGATATGGCACAGCTCCGCTTCAAGAAAG gaaggtgTCTCGCCGAAAACTTTTATGTCCGAGGCGATGGAACGCAAGTATATTTTTTTACTCAAG ATGAGCTCCATGAGCTGTTCACTCAGGCTAAGCTGGAGAAAGTGCAGAACCTTGTGGACAGAAGGCTACAGGTGAACAGAGGGAAGCAACTCACCATGTACAGGGTGTGGATTCAGTGCAAGTACCGCCAGGCTCCAGTTTAG